In the Dioscorea cayenensis subsp. rotundata cultivar TDr96_F1 chromosome 12, TDr96_F1_v2_PseudoChromosome.rev07_lg8_w22 25.fasta, whole genome shotgun sequence genome, one interval contains:
- the LOC120273355 gene encoding uncharacterized protein LOC120273355 yields MAGSRRKSKRSRPKVRVGLPKKKPGVFKPSFSVPEKLLGNGASPAVWDEEGSVIRNYKAFGVVANPNILSVRARTPQIVQDPSLQVPKPGPPIPVSEFDPIDSGSDLESDDLKFALGKKRRDGKSAPLLPLTKVQRVHVARLIDKYGDNYQAMFMDTKLNAMQHSVATLQKLCQRYYAPTSRICINTK; encoded by the exons ATGGCTGGATCTCGGCGGAAATCCAAGAGGTCTCGGCCTAAGGTGCGCGTGGGGCTTCCAAAGAAGAAGCCTGGAGTCTTCAAGCCTAGCTTCTCCGTCCCTGAGAAGCTTCTTGGAAATGGGGCATCGCCGGCGGTGTGGGACGAGGAGGGCAGCGTCATCAGGAACTACAAAGCCTTTGGCGTTGTCGCCAACCCCAACATTCTCAGCGTCCGAGCTCGCACGCCTCAGATCGTGCAGGATCCTTCCCTCCAGGTCCCGAAACCTGGCCCTCCGATTCCTGTCTCCGAGTTCGACCCCATTGATTCCGGCAGCGATCTTGAATCAGATG ACTTGAAATTTGCTCTTGGAAAGAAGCGTAGAGATGGAAAGTCAGCACCTTTACTGCCATTGACAAAAGTACAGCGTGTTCATGTTGCTCGGCTAATTGACAAGTATGGTGATAATTATCAG GCAATGTTCATGGATACAAAATTGAATGCTATGCAACATTCTGTTGCAACTTTGCAGAAGCTTTGTCAGAGGTATTATGCCCCAACATCAAGAATTTGTATTAATACGAAATAA
- the LOC120273757 gene encoding uncharacterized protein LOC120273757 translates to MFKFSTSLKRPQLILSRSIVLLFPKLDHDSNTTFSANFFGKPPTFDQVKLILLSKWTDIGEVQIFDLPNGFLLIRCVSQAVMQRLLQDGPWTINGIIRQLTPWRPFFEPAFSKLNTTAIWVQLHNLPVELWHESKPLSKSFWVGDDEHRVFVIVLYERLPTFCYSCGMVGHGANACSRRPSPGNAGTTLPPRTSQGSAVDSVRSPNVGNETLGQASPHLDQSGQIVSSSSPPVAPDSEFGPWLIVSRRRGRGGNV, encoded by the exons ATGTTCAAGTTCTCAACAAGCTTAAAGAGACCACAACTGATTTTATCAAGATCAATAGTGCTACTCTTTCCAAAGCTAGATCATGATTCCAACACTACCTTTTCggcaaatttttttggaaaaccACCGACTTTTGATCAAGTTAAACTAATACTGCTTTCCAAATGGACCGATATTGGAGAAGTTCAAATTTTCGATCTTCCTAATGGATTCCTTCTAATAAGGTGTGTGTCTCAGGCTGTGATGCAACGTCTTCTGCAAGACGGTCCTTGGACCATCAACGGTATCATACGTCAGCTCACCCCTTGGCGTCCATTCTTCGAACCAGCTTTCTCTAAATTAAACACTACGGCCATATGGGTTCAACTTCATAATCTCCCTGTGGAGCTGTGGCATG AATCCAAACCTCTGAGTAAGAGCTTCTGGGTTGGAGACGATGAGCATCGCGTCTTTGTCATCGTGCTTTATGAGAGGCTACCAACATTTTGCTATTCCTGCGGCATGGTAGGTCATGGTGCTAATGCCTGTTCTCGAAGGCCGTCGCCGGGAAATGCCGGAACCACTCTCCCCCCTCGCACTTCACAAGGGTCGGCGGTCGATTCCGTGCGCTCCCCGAATGTTGGCAACGAGACCCTTGGCCAAGCTTCTCCTCATCTTGATCAATCTGGTCAAATTGTCTCTTCCTCGTCCCCTCCTGTGGCGCCGGATTCGGAATTTGGGCCTTGGTTGATCGTCTCCCGTCGGCGTGGCCGCGGTGGTAACGTTTGA
- the LOC120273758 gene encoding LOW QUALITY PROTEIN: 40S ribosomal protein S2-4-like (The sequence of the model RefSeq protein was modified relative to this genomic sequence to represent the inferred CDS: inserted 1 base in 1 codon; deleted 2 bases in 1 codon) produces MKERKIKSLEQIYLHSLPVKEELDHRCTLIDGPGSGLKDEVMKIMPIQKQTCAIQRTHFKAFVVVGDSNRHGGLGVKCVKEVATAIQGRSSFLAKLSVVPVRKGYWGTXIGQPHTIHCEVTRKCGSITVQMVHCNQITK; encoded by the exons ATGAAAGAGaggaagatcaagagcttggaGCAGATCTACCTCCATTCTCTCCCCGTGAAGGAGGAACTAGATCATCGA TGCACCCTCATTGACGGCCCTGGAAGCGGACTCAAGGATGAGGTAATGAAGATCATGCCCATCCAAAAGCAGACCTGTGCCATACAGCGAACCCACTTCAAGGCTTTCGTCGTCGTTGGTGATAGCAACAGGCACGGCGGCCTTGGCGTCAAGTGTGTGAAGGAGGTCGCTACTGCGATTCAGGGGCGATCATCATTCCTTGCCAAGTTGTCTGTTGTTCCTGTGCGTAAAGGGTACTGGGGAA ATATTGGGCAGCCTCATACCATTCATTGCGAAGTTACTAGAAAGTGTGGGTCTATTACTGTTCAGATGGTTCACTGcaatcaaataacaaaataa